A single region of the Pseudomonas sp. VD-NE ins genome encodes:
- a CDS encoding site-specific DNA-methyltransferase, whose amino-acid sequence MNSYQILIGDCLELLRRMPDCSVDSVITDPPYGLSFMGKKWDYDVPATEVWAECLRVLKPGGHLLAFAGTRTQHRMAVRIEDAGFEIRDMIAWVYGSGFPKSHNLGGSYEGWGTALKPALEPITVARKPFSGTVAANVLNHGTGALNIEACRVAVVDAAYARNCSGDRNAAGTRSCEAQGVTSLRAGGGSAASGRWPANLIHDGSAEVVALFPAQAGASAPVTGNEPTANGFSGAVKYSGMRERVAGAFHADSGSAARFFYCAKTSRKDRNEGLLSSDAPAVAKDATMRDCETAEWSTRNGNSHPTVKPTDLMAYLLRLVTPAGGVALDPFMGSGSTGKAAMREGFKFVGCEIDEQYAAIARARIDHEVTRQQELRTESDQLDLFGTG is encoded by the coding sequence ATGAACAGTTATCAGATCCTGATCGGCGACTGCCTGGAGCTTCTTCGGCGGATGCCCGACTGCAGCGTCGATAGCGTGATCACTGACCCACCATACGGCCTATCGTTCATGGGCAAGAAATGGGACTACGACGTTCCAGCAACCGAGGTGTGGGCAGAGTGCTTACGCGTGCTCAAACCCGGCGGGCACTTGCTTGCCTTCGCCGGTACACGCACGCAGCACCGGATGGCGGTTCGCATTGAGGATGCTGGTTTCGAGATCCGCGACATGATTGCCTGGGTGTATGGCTCCGGCTTCCCCAAGTCGCACAATCTCGGCGGTTCGTACGAGGGCTGGGGCACAGCATTGAAGCCGGCGCTCGAGCCAATCACTGTCGCTCGGAAACCATTTTCCGGCACGGTCGCTGCCAACGTCCTCAACCACGGCACGGGGGCGCTGAATATTGAGGCCTGCCGAGTCGCTGTGGTTGACGCGGCCTACGCCCGTAATTGCTCTGGTGATCGCAATGCTGCCGGCACTCGATCGTGTGAAGCGCAGGGCGTGACCAGTTTGCGCGCCGGAGGTGGATCCGCTGCGTCCGGCCGTTGGCCTGCCAACCTGATCCATGACGGCAGCGCCGAGGTAGTCGCGCTATTTCCCGCTCAGGCGGGCGCCTCTGCGCCTGTGACCGGCAATGAACCCACGGCCAACGGATTCAGCGGGGCGGTCAAGTACAGCGGCATGCGCGAACGGGTGGCCGGAGCTTTCCACGCCGACAGCGGGAGCGCGGCGCGGTTCTTCTACTGCGCCAAGACCAGTCGCAAAGATCGCAACGAAGGTCTTCTCAGCTCGGATGCTCCCGCTGTCGCCAAGGACGCAACCATGCGCGACTGCGAGACAGCCGAATGGAGTACTCGAAACGGCAACAGCCATCCAACGGTGAAGCCGACTGACCTGATGGCCTACCTGCTGCGCCTGGTAACACCGGCCGGCGGCGTTGCTCTCGATCCATTCATGGGCAGCGGAAGCACAGGCAAAGCCGCGATGCGTGAAGGCTTCAAGTTCGTCGGCTGTGAGATAGACGAGCAGTACGCGGCCATCGCCCGAGCGCGCATCGACCACGAAGTGACACGACAGCAAGAGTTGCGAACCGAATCTGATCAGCTCGATCTGTTCGGCACCGGCTAA
- a CDS encoding DUF6864 domain-containing function: MEDMFAPVVRTKVGARYMISSQSVSLTGENPEMEIFLDDWSCMVRFLDDDGTSRYKVNVEQGKLYLDIYNHNSAKGDYYYTPIKIARAGKWQIFITYWTKLHTGSKVTSRKFDYHIWVEGDA, translated from the coding sequence ATGGAAGACATGTTTGCGCCAGTTGTGCGGACTAAGGTTGGCGCGAGATATATGATTAGTAGTCAGTCGGTGTCATTGACTGGCGAAAATCCAGAAATGGAAATCTTTCTAGATGATTGGTCTTGCATGGTTCGGTTTCTAGATGATGATGGTACCTCTAGATATAAGGTAAATGTTGAGCAGGGCAAGTTGTATCTAGATATATATAATCACAATAGTGCTAAAGGTGATTATTATTACACTCCAATAAAAATTGCCAGGGCTGGTAAATGGCAGATTTTTATAACCTACTGGACCAAGTTGCACACTGGGTCAAAAGTGACCTCGAGAAAGTTTGACTACCATATCTGGGTTGAGGGGGATGCATGA
- a CDS encoding DUF4224 domain-containing protein yields the protein MKTEILSDEELAELTGYKARAYQRRWLIDRQWVFVESRGKRPLVGRMYARMKLGMISPTIADPNPPPAAPAWTPDYSRVN from the coding sequence ATGAAAACCGAAATCCTCTCTGACGAGGAGCTGGCCGAACTCACCGGCTACAAGGCCCGGGCCTACCAGCGCCGCTGGCTGATTGATCGCCAATGGGTCTTCGTCGAAAGCCGAGGCAAGCGTCCACTTGTGGGCCGCATGTATGCCCGTATGAAGCTGGGCATGATCAGCCCCACAATTGCCGATCCTAACCCGCCACCGGCCGCGCCGGCATGGACGCCAGACTATTCGCGAGTGAACTGA
- a CDS encoding YqaJ viral recombinase family protein has protein sequence MKIHNVAQGSEAWHALRANYFTASEAPAMMGASKQMKRTELLHAKKTGLDRDVSWWVQKNLFDKGHEAEALARPILEGRIGEDLFPVVGTEGDLLASLDGCTILGDVLFEHKMWNEQLAADVRAGNLDAHYYWQLEQQLLVSGAGKVIFVCSDGTEEHFVSMEYTPVPGRAATLVAGWKQFQADLLDFTPAEVVPEAVGKTPESLPALRIEVTGMVTASNLEQFKAYSLAVFGSINTELQTDQHFADAEKAVKWCGDVEERLEAAKQHALSQTESIDALFKTIDDIAAEARRKRLELNSLVKARKLSIREDIVMDAAKALQVHIDQINSSLGGKARMPTVPADFAGAIKGKKTISSLRDSADSELARAKIAASQIGDSIRSNLASLDELAADCMFLFNDVQQLVMKANEDLVALVKVRISEHRKAEEQKAEAQREQIRQEELKRIEDEAKAKAPVEQVPIASPAPVKAAAPVQSASKPSTSTAAPLNLQAEVFDLESLIKAVAYGQAPISVLTVDWEALDAMVAAQGSKFSMAGVKLVKVAA, from the coding sequence ATGAAAATCCACAATGTCGCGCAGGGCTCCGAAGCCTGGCACGCGCTCCGCGCCAACTACTTCACCGCATCCGAAGCACCGGCAATGATGGGCGCGTCGAAACAGATGAAGCGCACCGAACTGCTGCACGCAAAAAAGACAGGCCTCGATCGAGATGTGTCGTGGTGGGTGCAGAAAAACCTCTTCGACAAAGGGCACGAAGCGGAGGCACTTGCTCGGCCGATTCTCGAAGGGCGAATCGGAGAAGATCTGTTCCCCGTCGTCGGCACCGAAGGTGATCTGCTCGCATCCCTCGACGGCTGCACAATCCTCGGCGACGTGCTGTTCGAACACAAAATGTGGAACGAGCAGCTTGCCGCCGACGTTCGCGCCGGCAACCTTGATGCGCACTATTACTGGCAGCTCGAACAGCAGCTGCTGGTGAGCGGCGCCGGGAAGGTAATCTTCGTCTGCTCCGATGGCACTGAAGAACACTTCGTTTCGATGGAATACACACCGGTACCGGGCCGAGCCGCGACACTCGTAGCAGGCTGGAAGCAGTTCCAAGCCGACCTTCTGGACTTCACTCCCGCCGAGGTGGTGCCGGAGGCCGTCGGCAAAACGCCGGAATCATTGCCAGCGCTGCGCATCGAGGTGACCGGCATGGTCACCGCCAGCAACCTAGAGCAATTCAAAGCTTACTCCCTCGCTGTTTTCGGCTCGATCAACACCGAGCTGCAAACGGATCAGCACTTCGCCGACGCAGAAAAAGCGGTCAAGTGGTGCGGCGATGTCGAGGAGCGTCTGGAAGCTGCCAAGCAGCACGCGCTGAGCCAAACCGAAAGCATCGACGCACTGTTCAAGACGATCGATGACATCGCGGCGGAGGCACGGCGCAAGCGCCTAGAGCTGAACAGTTTGGTAAAAGCCCGCAAGCTCAGCATCCGTGAAGACATCGTCATGGATGCAGCCAAGGCACTTCAGGTCCACATCGACCAGATCAACTCTTCGCTGGGCGGCAAAGCGCGCATGCCCACGGTGCCTGCGGATTTCGCCGGAGCCATCAAAGGCAAGAAGACGATCAGCAGCCTGCGCGACTCTGCCGATTCCGAGCTGGCCCGGGCAAAGATTGCCGCCAGCCAAATCGGCGACAGCATCCGGAGCAACTTGGCCAGCCTAGACGAGCTCGCCGCCGACTGCATGTTCCTCTTCAATGATGTGCAGCAATTGGTGATGAAGGCGAACGAAGACCTGGTCGCGCTGGTCAAGGTGCGGATCTCGGAACACCGGAAGGCAGAGGAGCAGAAAGCCGAAGCTCAGCGCGAGCAGATCCGTCAGGAGGAGCTGAAGCGAATCGAAGACGAGGCGAAAGCCAAGGCGCCGGTCGAACAGGTTCCAATTGCCAGCCCGGCACCAGTGAAAGCTGCTGCGCCGGTTCAGTCAGCCTCGAAACCATCGACTTCAACCGCGGCGCCGCTGAACCTGCAGGCCGAAGTGTTCGATCTGGAGTCGCTGATCAAAGCTGTCGCATACGGCCAAGCCCCTATTTCGGTGCTGACTGTTGACTGGGAAGCGCTCGACGCGATGGTCGCCGCTCAAGGCTCCAAGTTCAGCATGGCCGGCGTGAAGTTGGTCAAGGTGGCGGCATGA
- a CDS encoding tyrosine-type recombinase/integrase has protein sequence MRPRKTEHQHLPPRMYKRSRKRKNGSTWTAYYYRDLLGNDIPLGKDLDKARLKWAELEAKEKPLDLRTMKGIFDRYIRDVVPKKAPRTQKDNLAEIKQLRPMFDSAPIDSITPATIAGYRDARSAKVRANREIATLSHIFNIAREWGLTTKENPCQGVRKNKETPRDYYANDLVWEAVYKKAAQELKEAMDLAYLTGQRPADVLVMRKDDVEGGYLTVQQNKTHKKLRIQMTTAGEANSLGILIAAITERNAAHVSSYLIINRSGKRMTATMLRKRWDAAREKAKLEALEQGDELLAKRIGEFQFRDIRPKAASEISDVGDASLLLGHTKGDITERVYRRVGAIAKPSK, from the coding sequence ATGCGCCCCCGCAAGACCGAGCACCAGCACCTTCCCCCTCGGATGTACAAGCGCTCAAGGAAGCGCAAAAACGGTAGTACCTGGACCGCGTATTACTACCGTGACCTGCTCGGCAACGATATCCCTCTCGGCAAGGATCTCGACAAGGCCAGGCTGAAGTGGGCCGAACTCGAAGCCAAGGAAAAACCGCTCGACCTGCGAACCATGAAGGGAATCTTCGACCGGTACATTCGCGATGTGGTGCCAAAGAAAGCACCGCGCACGCAGAAGGACAATTTGGCAGAAATCAAGCAGCTTCGGCCGATGTTCGACAGCGCTCCGATCGACTCGATCACGCCAGCAACGATTGCTGGCTACCGAGACGCACGATCGGCGAAGGTCCGGGCGAACCGTGAGATCGCTACCCTCTCCCACATTTTCAACATTGCACGGGAATGGGGGCTGACGACGAAGGAGAATCCCTGCCAAGGCGTGCGCAAGAACAAGGAGACGCCGAGGGACTACTACGCGAATGATTTGGTTTGGGAGGCGGTATACAAGAAGGCAGCTCAGGAGCTGAAGGAAGCGATGGACCTAGCCTATCTGACCGGGCAAAGGCCGGCAGATGTGCTGGTTATGCGGAAGGATGATGTTGAAGGCGGGTATCTGACTGTTCAACAGAACAAGACGCACAAGAAGCTGCGCATTCAGATGACGACCGCCGGAGAGGCGAACAGCCTGGGCATTCTGATCGCGGCGATCACAGAGCGAAACGCTGCGCACGTTTCGAGCTACCTGATCATCAACCGGAGCGGTAAACGGATGACTGCGACGATGCTGAGGAAGCGATGGGACGCGGCGCGAGAGAAGGCAAAACTGGAAGCTCTTGAGCAGGGAGACGAGCTGCTGGCTAAGCGGATCGGTGAATTCCAGTTCCGGGATATTCGGCCGAAAGCGGCGTCGGAAATCAGCGATGTTGGTGACGCCAGCCTGTTGCTCGGGCACACAAAAGGCGACATTACTGAGCGGGTTTATCGCCGTGTCGGCGCGATCGCCAAACCCTCAAAATAG